One segment of Anatilimnocola aggregata DNA contains the following:
- the cpaB gene encoding Flp pilus assembly protein CpaB: MKRISPATVTFGLMAVVLGLVAAYIVKQALNKPVVVQPPPVVVPAPVDPGVRVVFAKANITKNSRILAGDLYTTFVPRTAKAATGTVPDVSQIEGRISKVTIKAGQAIRDEYLLGIGEGLPNLAERLPPGMRAVTVSVQDPEAGGKRLAEGDHVDISLTVEGTHPDLGEVTTRTLMRNVLVVDAIASRPTIRGVRRSQDQMESNLTFAVSPADANKLIVAQRTGTLKVNLVAAADLQQPPLDANDSITRRQLLGLADIPPPVQVVPPRKYTVEKWSGGSMRVLEMSGDRVRDVRDVNTNTKAVEPPPAAADPFKTSSTHSGVKEPVRGAVQYEADYAAVPAE; this comes from the coding sequence GTGAAGCGTATTAGTCCCGCAACAGTGACGTTTGGCTTAATGGCCGTCGTCCTCGGCCTTGTGGCCGCCTACATCGTGAAGCAGGCTTTGAACAAGCCGGTGGTGGTTCAGCCGCCGCCGGTCGTCGTACCCGCGCCGGTCGATCCTGGCGTGCGCGTGGTCTTCGCGAAGGCCAACATCACGAAGAACAGCCGAATCCTCGCCGGCGATTTGTACACCACGTTCGTTCCCCGCACAGCCAAGGCGGCCACCGGCACAGTGCCCGACGTCAGCCAGATCGAAGGCCGAATCTCGAAGGTAACGATCAAAGCCGGCCAGGCCATTCGCGACGAATATCTGCTCGGCATTGGCGAGGGCTTACCAAACTTGGCCGAGCGCTTGCCGCCGGGCATGCGAGCGGTCACGGTTTCGGTACAAGATCCAGAAGCTGGCGGTAAACGTCTCGCGGAAGGTGACCATGTCGATATTTCACTAACCGTCGAAGGTACGCATCCCGACCTGGGCGAAGTGACCACGCGCACGCTCATGCGGAATGTCCTCGTCGTCGATGCAATCGCTAGCCGGCCAACGATTCGCGGAGTCCGTCGCTCACAAGATCAAATGGAAAGCAACCTGACTTTCGCCGTGAGCCCCGCCGATGCCAACAAACTGATCGTGGCTCAGCGCACGGGCACACTGAAGGTTAATCTGGTGGCAGCTGCCGACCTCCAGCAACCTCCTCTCGATGCCAACGACAGCATCACGCGCCGCCAACTGCTGGGTCTGGCCGACATTCCGCCGCCGGTCCAGGTTGTCCCACCCAGGAAGTACACCGTGGAAAAGTGGTCCGGTGGCAGCATGCGAGTGCTGGAGATGTCGGGCGATCGCGTTCGTGACGTTCGCGACGTGAACACCAACACAAAGGCAGTCGAACCTCCACCCGCGGCCGCCGATCCATTCAAGACGAGCTCTACCCACAGTGGTGTGAAAGAACCCGTCCGCGGCGCTGTTCAATACGAAGCAGATTACGCCGCTGTTCCCGCCGAGTAG
- a CDS encoding type II secretion system F family protein — protein MTAQLAIVTITFASVSTALAALGFFLRDLFAKPQTSRARLEFQAEEPEGGIDGWFFRLVEQSGVAIDATSAMLIVVGCGIAGLGIPLVLFENFLGAAGGMILGVTLGLLYFAVLRFFRLRTMQKHLPTALQAVSDSIRSGQTLSEACDMVSKEIKGPLGAEFGYAHEQLELSHSPVSVMTRMARRIPLPEFRIFTTAVVVHRRAGGNLSLLSERMSKAARDRQEVRSHLMAVTAGGRLSAIGMVVCTIVALIALSWMDRGYVDRFLSNPKGPWLLATAVGLQIVGAIWVWRILRTSY, from the coding sequence ATGACCGCACAACTGGCAATTGTCACCATTACCTTCGCGTCGGTTTCGACCGCGCTCGCTGCACTCGGATTTTTCCTGCGCGACCTGTTCGCCAAGCCGCAAACGAGTCGGGCTCGCCTTGAATTCCAAGCCGAAGAGCCCGAAGGTGGCATCGATGGCTGGTTCTTTCGACTCGTTGAGCAGTCGGGAGTCGCCATTGATGCAACCTCTGCCATGCTGATTGTGGTGGGCTGTGGCATTGCCGGGCTCGGCATTCCGCTGGTGCTGTTCGAAAACTTTCTCGGTGCTGCGGGGGGCATGATTCTGGGCGTCACGCTCGGGTTGTTGTACTTTGCCGTGCTGCGATTCTTTCGCCTCCGCACGATGCAAAAGCACCTACCCACCGCGCTGCAGGCCGTTTCCGATTCGATCCGCAGCGGTCAGACATTGTCGGAAGCGTGCGATATGGTTTCCAAAGAAATCAAAGGACCGCTGGGGGCCGAATTCGGATACGCCCACGAACAACTCGAATTGAGTCATTCGCCGGTCAGCGTGATGACGCGCATGGCCCGCCGCATTCCCCTTCCCGAGTTTCGCATTTTTACGACAGCAGTTGTCGTGCATCGCCGCGCGGGTGGAAATCTTTCCCTCCTCAGCGAACGCATGAGTAAAGCAGCCCGCGATCGCCAGGAAGTTCGCAGCCACTTGATGGCCGTGACCGCCGGTGGCCGGCTGTCGGCAATCGGCATGGTCGTTTGCACCATTGTGGCCCTGATTGCACTCAGCTGGATGGACCGTGGATACGTCGACCGCTTTCTGTCGAACCCCAAAGGCCCCTGGCTGCTCGCCACCGCTGTTGGCTTGCAAATTGTCGGTGCCATTTGGGTGTGGCGAATCCTCCGCACGAGCTACTAA
- a CDS encoding Flp family type IVb pilin, which translates to MKNVLARVWKEEDGVLSFEWVLLVTLLTIGIVSGLAGARDAIIDELGDVAQAMLALDQSYVIDFPLAVIVHTSTTTSGASDSAFTDFLFYTDCARVTSTTGQGPVSDIES; encoded by the coding sequence ATGAAGAATGTTTTGGCTCGTGTTTGGAAGGAGGAGGACGGCGTCCTCTCCTTCGAATGGGTACTGCTCGTGACTTTGCTCACGATCGGTATCGTCAGCGGTCTCGCCGGTGCTCGCGATGCGATCATCGACGAACTGGGCGACGTGGCTCAGGCAATGTTGGCGTTGGATCAGTCGTACGTAATCGACTTCCCGTTGGCCGTCATCGTTCACACTTCGACGACGACCTCGGGTGCCAGTGATTCGGCCTTCACCGACTTCCTGTTCTACACCGACTGTGCGCGTGTAACTTCCACGACGGGTCAGGGTCCGGTTTCGGACATTGAGTCGTAA
- a CDS encoding Flp family type IVb pilin — MTRIATLWWHEEDGVLSFEWAVLLTLLCIGIVSGLAAARDAVIDELGDVAQAMQALDGTYEIDLPLAFTFIYPPAVDGDPDVVVDIGGASDSGFLDSFFYTDCSRVTGPVGQLPRPVSDIES, encoded by the coding sequence ATGACTCGCATCGCGACTCTCTGGTGGCACGAAGAAGACGGCGTCCTCTCGTTCGAGTGGGCAGTCCTCCTCACGTTGCTGTGCATTGGCATTGTCAGCGGTCTGGCAGCTGCCCGTGATGCGGTGATTGACGAGTTGGGCGATGTCGCCCAGGCCATGCAGGCCTTGGACGGAACCTATGAAATCGACCTCCCCTTAGCGTTCACGTTCATTTATCCACCCGCAGTTGACGGTGACCCCGATGTTGTGGTGGATATTGGCGGCGCGAGCGACAGCGGATTCTTGGATTCTTTCTTCTATACGGATTGCAGTCGAGTCACCGGCCCGGTCGGTCAACTCCCTCGGCCCGTATCGGACATCGAATCCTAA
- a CDS encoding PQQ-like beta-propeller repeat protein: protein MKASPVGLLVILLSGLLAVTSRGAEPTAEWPQFLGPQRNGISAETGLLDAWPASGPQVVWRQPGGVGMSGLAISRGRVLTVIERAGKQQLIALSSADGKELWLTELAPAFRNAMGNGTRATPTIDGQRVFAFTGEGLLIAVDFVTGKQLWSKDTLRELDSPQAEYGMACSPLVVGDHVVVTAGTAKEAVAAFNKETGALAWKVGRGPAGYSSPALLNVGGKNQIVVFTGDAVLGLNPETGAQGWRFPYETDFACNIATPVAYKGQVFVSAGENHGSALLALKGTNAGFEASEVWASQGPQSVLRTEWQTAILLGDHLYGFDNVGGAGPISHLTCINAASGERVWQQTRFGKGNMIAADGKLFISTMNGELVIARAAPEKYEELGRMEVLGSTRQAPALAGGLLYLRDDKEIVCLDVRKN, encoded by the coding sequence ATGAAGGCTTCTCCCGTCGGGCTGCTCGTCATTCTTCTCAGCGGTCTGCTTGCGGTCACCAGTCGTGGTGCTGAGCCCACAGCCGAATGGCCACAGTTTCTCGGCCCGCAGCGCAACGGCATTTCGGCCGAGACCGGCCTGCTCGATGCCTGGCCTGCAAGTGGCCCCCAGGTCGTTTGGCGGCAACCGGGGGGCGTGGGCATGAGCGGACTGGCGATCAGTCGCGGCCGCGTGCTGACGGTGATTGAACGGGCGGGCAAGCAACAACTGATTGCGCTCTCGTCTGCTGACGGCAAAGAGCTGTGGCTCACGGAACTTGCGCCGGCCTTTCGCAACGCGATGGGCAACGGCACTCGCGCGACACCCACAATCGATGGCCAGCGGGTCTTTGCTTTCACCGGCGAAGGCCTGTTAATCGCCGTCGACTTCGTCACTGGCAAACAGTTGTGGTCGAAAGATACGCTCCGCGAACTGGACTCGCCGCAGGCCGAGTATGGCATGGCCTGCTCGCCACTGGTGGTGGGGGACCATGTCGTCGTCACTGCAGGGACTGCGAAAGAAGCGGTAGCAGCCTTCAATAAAGAGACTGGCGCGCTGGCTTGGAAAGTCGGTCGCGGTCCCGCGGGCTATTCTTCGCCAGCGCTCCTGAATGTCGGCGGCAAGAATCAAATCGTTGTCTTCACCGGCGATGCAGTGCTGGGACTAAATCCCGAAACCGGCGCGCAAGGCTGGCGCTTTCCCTACGAGACCGATTTTGCCTGCAACATTGCCACGCCGGTCGCTTATAAGGGGCAAGTTTTCGTCTCCGCTGGCGAGAATCACGGCAGTGCGCTCCTCGCTTTGAAGGGAACCAATGCGGGCTTTGAGGCCAGCGAAGTCTGGGCTTCGCAAGGTCCCCAAAGCGTGCTGCGGACGGAATGGCAAACAGCGATTCTGCTCGGCGATCACCTCTATGGTTTCGATAACGTCGGTGGTGCCGGGCCCATCTCGCACTTAACGTGCATCAATGCCGCCTCCGGCGAGCGGGTCTGGCAACAGACTCGCTTTGGCAAAGGGAACATGATTGCCGCTGACGGCAAGCTCTTCATCTCGACGATGAACGGCGAACTGGTGATCGCCCGTGCAGCGCCCGAGAAGTACGAAGAACTTGGTCGAATGGAAGTCCTCGGCAGCACGCGACAAGCACCGGCCCTTGCCGGCGGTTTGCTTTATTTGCGCGATGACAAAGAGATCGTTTGTTTGGACGTGCGGAAAAATTAA
- a CDS encoding TadE family protein: MKLFGKSALVARAKQTAARRGIASAARRGAVLALELVLALPILLIVLVATVEFGILLMASQGVGAAASIGSRNAALPSSSRASVEAAVSTALDGYVWNGMEEVVIHVDYNDNAGFLPDEGANNRLANAPSGSLVSVSVNVFMDDAAPDLLRQFGISIANKELTTTFVTRKE; this comes from the coding sequence ATGAAGTTGTTCGGAAAATCCGCACTCGTCGCTCGCGCTAAGCAGACTGCCGCTCGACGCGGGATTGCCTCTGCCGCTCGGCGCGGAGCCGTGCTCGCGCTCGAATTGGTTCTGGCGCTGCCGATCCTGCTGATCGTGCTGGTCGCTACGGTTGAGTTCGGCATTCTGCTCATGGCTTCGCAAGGCGTAGGTGCCGCGGCCAGCATCGGCAGCCGCAATGCAGCTTTGCCCAGTTCTTCGCGAGCCAGTGTCGAAGCGGCCGTGAGCACGGCACTCGATGGTTACGTTTGGAACGGCATGGAAGAGGTCGTCATTCACGTCGACTACAACGACAACGCCGGCTTCCTGCCGGACGAAGGAGCCAACAATCGGCTGGCGAATGCTCCTTCAGGTTCCCTTGTGAGCGTCTCCGTGAACGTCTTTATGGACGATGCGGCACCGGATTTGCTTCGGCAGTTCGGTATTAGCATTGCGAATAAAGAATTGACAACAACCTTTGTGACTCGCAAGGAATAA
- a CDS encoding A24 family peptidase — MIVGYDYVALVAGFVTAAAVTDYRTRKIPNWLTVPAAILGLAYHSFAPGGFGPLTALAGFAVGFVLLLLPWILGGGGMGDVKLLAALGAWLGPLYILVAFALGTCFASTMAMALMLSSVITSGVSATQRQYLTAGASGGTSTGPGKAKKPKRFLPFVIPVAMGTWLVLAWMLLRSQTH, encoded by the coding sequence ATGATCGTGGGTTACGATTACGTTGCGCTGGTCGCTGGTTTTGTTACCGCTGCTGCGGTGACCGATTACCGCACTCGCAAGATTCCGAATTGGCTAACGGTGCCGGCCGCGATTCTGGGCCTGGCCTACCACTCCTTTGCTCCGGGCGGCTTCGGCCCGTTGACTGCACTCGCCGGTTTTGCCGTCGGCTTTGTCTTGTTGCTGCTCCCTTGGATCCTGGGTGGTGGCGGCATGGGCGACGTCAAGCTGCTGGCCGCCTTGGGAGCCTGGCTCGGACCGCTCTACATCCTTGTCGCTTTCGCGCTGGGAACCTGCTTCGCCTCGACCATGGCAATGGCCCTGATGCTCAGCAGCGTGATCACCAGCGGAGTCTCGGCGACCCAGCGACAATATTTGACCGCCGGCGCAAGCGGTGGCACGTCCACCGGTCCGGGAAAAGCCAAGAAACCGAAACGCTTCCTGCCGTTTGTTATCCCCGTCGCCATGGGTACGTGGTTGGTTTTGGCCTGGATGTTGCTTCGTAGTCAAACACACTAA
- a CDS encoding Flp family type IVb pilin, producing MKNLLWKMWHETDGVLSFEWTLLTSLLTVGVVSGVTAVRDSTIDEFGDVSQAMLSLDQSYFIDAPLVIGVHTTYYGFGNYPTAASSSRFIDAARYTDCARGGIKVQEFNWKAGGLKATGPAGPVDPVEYEDAL from the coding sequence GTGAAGAATTTATTGTGGAAGATGTGGCACGAGACGGACGGCGTGCTGTCGTTTGAATGGACGTTGTTGACGTCGCTGTTGACGGTCGGCGTGGTCTCGGGGGTCACGGCGGTTCGAGACAGCACGATCGATGAATTCGGCGACGTTTCGCAGGCCATGTTGAGCCTCGATCAGTCGTACTTCATCGACGCTCCGCTGGTGATTGGCGTGCACACGACCTATTACGGCTTTGGCAACTACCCCACTGCTGCCAGCAGCTCGCGCTTTATCGACGCAGCGCGTTACACCGACTGCGCACGGGGCGGTATCAAGGTGCAGGAGTTCAACTGGAAGGCCGGCGGTCTGAAAGCCACCGGACCAGCTGGACCGGTCGATCCAGTGGAATACGAAGACGCCCTCTAA
- a CDS encoding CpaF family protein, whose product MFLKSTRHTGEKSGVIPAEPILHVENAEADFQRIKTGIHRELLDSLDLSRIAGLTEEELREDIRHLAEGMLRARSRKLPAIDEDRLVEELIAESFGLGPLETYMQDPDVTDILVNGPSEVYVERLGRLQETNTVFADNDHLLQIIQRVAARVGRRIDEHSPMVDARLADGSRVNAIIPPLALGGPVLSIRRFGHRPLQINDVLVRGSVCPEIMAVLEAAIEGRINLMISGGTGSGKTTMLNILSRYIPANERLVTIEDSAELNLQRKHVVKLETRPKSPEGASEVTQRDLVRNALRMRPDRIILGEVRGGEALDMLQAMNTGHEGSLTTIHANDTRDALSRLEVMVSMSGFDLPVNVVRRYIASAITVVVHLARLKGGARRVMKVSEITALENGEYTVQDLFGFQQTGVDERGIARGHFYATGNKPNFARRLAETGIDLNERLFTARKLTADSAIGPMSSAEGAQALALQENLA is encoded by the coding sequence ATGTTTCTGAAATCGACCCGGCATACCGGAGAGAAGAGCGGCGTCATTCCTGCCGAGCCGATCTTGCACGTCGAAAACGCGGAAGCAGATTTCCAGCGGATCAAGACAGGCATTCATCGCGAACTGCTCGACTCGCTCGACCTGTCGCGAATCGCCGGCCTGACCGAAGAAGAGCTGCGCGAAGACATCCGCCATCTGGCCGAAGGCATGCTGCGAGCGCGCTCGCGCAAGCTGCCAGCCATCGACGAAGATCGCCTGGTCGAAGAACTGATTGCCGAATCGTTCGGCCTCGGCCCACTCGAAACGTACATGCAAGATCCCGACGTCACCGACATCCTCGTCAACGGCCCGAGCGAAGTATATGTCGAACGCTTGGGACGCCTGCAAGAGACCAACACCGTCTTCGCCGACAACGACCACCTGTTGCAGATCATTCAACGTGTGGCCGCTCGCGTTGGTCGCCGCATCGACGAACATTCGCCGATGGTCGACGCGCGCTTGGCTGATGGTTCGCGCGTGAATGCGATCATCCCGCCCCTCGCACTCGGCGGCCCGGTCCTTTCCATTCGCCGCTTCGGCCATCGCCCGCTGCAAATTAACGATGTCCTGGTCCGCGGTTCGGTCTGTCCCGAAATCATGGCCGTGCTCGAAGCGGCCATCGAAGGCCGCATCAACCTGATGATCAGCGGCGGTACCGGCAGCGGTAAAACGACTATGCTGAACATCCTCTCGCGTTACATCCCCGCAAACGAACGGCTGGTAACCATCGAAGACTCGGCAGAACTCAATCTGCAGCGAAAACACGTCGTCAAACTCGAGACTCGCCCCAAGAGTCCCGAAGGTGCCTCCGAAGTCACCCAGCGCGACCTGGTTCGCAATGCTCTCCGCATGCGTCCCGACCGGATCATCCTGGGCGAAGTTCGTGGTGGCGAAGCGCTCGACATGTTGCAAGCGATGAACACGGGTCACGAAGGTTCGCTGACCACGATTCACGCCAACGACACGCGCGATGCCCTCTCACGGCTCGAAGTGATGGTGAGCATGAGTGGCTTCGACCTGCCGGTGAATGTTGTCCGCCGTTACATCGCCTCGGCAATCACCGTCGTCGTGCACCTGGCACGCCTCAAGGGTGGTGCCCGCCGCGTGATGAAGGTTTCGGAAATCACCGCGCTCGAGAATGGCGAATACACCGTGCAGGACTTGTTCGGCTTTCAGCAAACGGGCGTCGACGAGCGGGGCATCGCCCGCGGACACTTCTATGCCACCGGAAACAAACCCAACTTTGCCCGCCGCCTGGCCGAAACGGGCATCGACTTGAACGAGCGGCTCTTCACCGCTCGCAAACTGACAGCTGACTCAGCCATTGGACCGATGAGCAGCGCCGAAGGGGCCCAAGCCCTCGCGTTGCAGGAGAACCTGGCATGA
- a CDS encoding DUF1559 family PulG-like putative transporter, translating to MRRLLGSSTSCCFRRSQPGFTLVELLVVIAIIGVLVALLLPAVQSAREAARRTQCGNQLKQVALAIHNHNDSILSLPPTCAPCANPAVATCYTPNDSPFGKHNYTAYHFIFPYMEQSNLASKFDITTYGGGQYPTVIRGLICPSDNTHKSGKCLTPYGGATSWGITNYGVNNYVFGDVAKGKTFSMDRQDMGRIVTDGLSNTIFLAEMYGTCGNTGSVTIAHGSLWSDSNSTWRPAFNLGASKGGSAVTTFPPSPKFQITPHYYNNCFSETPQGIHPTIIMVACGDGSVRALSGSMSDLTWQRAVDPREGELLGNDW from the coding sequence ATGAGGCGTTTGCTAGGTTCTTCAACTAGCTGCTGTTTCCGCCGCTCGCAACCTGGTTTCACACTTGTGGAACTGCTCGTGGTAATCGCCATTATTGGTGTCCTGGTCGCACTCTTATTGCCTGCCGTGCAAAGTGCCCGCGAAGCGGCGCGCCGGACGCAGTGTGGCAATCAACTCAAGCAAGTGGCCCTGGCCATTCACAACCACAACGACTCGATTCTTTCCCTGCCGCCGACTTGTGCGCCCTGTGCGAATCCCGCGGTGGCAACCTGCTACACGCCGAACGACAGTCCCTTCGGCAAGCACAACTACACGGCCTATCACTTCATTTTTCCGTACATGGAGCAGAGCAATCTCGCCAGTAAATTCGACATCACCACGTATGGCGGCGGGCAATATCCCACCGTTATCCGTGGGTTGATTTGCCCTTCCGACAACACTCACAAATCGGGCAAGTGCCTGACGCCCTATGGAGGTGCCACCAGTTGGGGCATCACCAATTATGGTGTGAACAACTACGTGTTTGGCGATGTAGCCAAGGGCAAAACCTTCTCGATGGACAGGCAGGATATGGGCCGAATTGTGACCGATGGCCTGTCAAACACGATCTTTCTCGCCGAGATGTATGGGACGTGTGGCAACACCGGTTCAGTGACGATTGCCCACGGCAGCCTGTGGTCCGATTCGAACAGTACCTGGAGACCTGCGTTCAACTTGGGAGCCAGCAAAGGTGGCAGCGCGGTGACGACCTTTCCACCTTCGCCGAAGTTTCAGATCACTCCCCATTACTACAACAACTGTTTTTCAGAAACTCCCCAAGGAATTCATCCCACAATCATCATGGTGGCATGCGGCGATGGCAGTGTGCGCGCTTTGTCGGGTAGCATGAGCGATCTGACCTGGCAGCGCGCCGTTGATCCCCGCGAGGGCGAACTGCTCGGCAATGATTGGTAA
- a CDS encoding DUF1559 family PulG-like putative transporter, with the protein MLLFSSRRADQRGSQSRGAFTLVELLVVIAIIGVLVALLLPAVQAAREAARRTQCSNQAKQIILSIHNLNDSILSLPPASAPCATGAASCWTPVDSPFGAHNYTVFHHMFPYIEQTALAAVCSPTLTGGGPYNMPLKFLICPSDNSHQQGMARTTSGGANAWAIACYAPNNYVFGDPDNNRTYSIDRRDMGRVIPDGLSNTVFFAEVSATCGSSGSLTTAQATLWADANGTWRPGFNYAAGKSGAGLSNYPPAAKFQITPHYFNNCNYLVPQGNHPGVMVAAIGDGSVRNLSGTMSDLTWQRICDPREGEVLDSDW; encoded by the coding sequence ATGTTGTTGTTTTCAAGTCGTCGTGCTGATCAGCGGGGCAGTCAATCGCGTGGTGCTTTCACGCTAGTCGAACTGCTGGTCGTGATTGCCATTATTGGCGTGCTGGTCGCGTTGCTGTTGCCGGCCGTGCAAGCTGCCCGCGAAGCGGCGCGCCGCACACAGTGCAGCAATCAGGCGAAGCAAATTATTCTGTCGATTCACAATCTGAACGACTCGATTCTGTCGTTGCCCCCGGCTTCAGCCCCTTGCGCGACTGGCGCTGCCAGCTGCTGGACTCCGGTCGATTCTCCGTTTGGTGCGCACAACTACACGGTGTTCCACCACATGTTTCCCTACATCGAACAGACGGCACTTGCTGCGGTTTGCTCGCCGACGTTGACCGGCGGCGGACCCTACAACATGCCGCTGAAGTTTCTGATCTGCCCCAGCGACAACTCGCATCAGCAGGGCATGGCTCGCACGACGTCGGGCGGTGCGAATGCGTGGGCCATCGCCTGTTACGCGCCGAACAACTATGTGTTTGGCGACCCTGACAACAACCGGACCTATTCGATCGATCGGCGCGATATGGGACGCGTGATCCCGGACGGTTTGTCGAACACCGTGTTTTTTGCCGAAGTATCCGCCACTTGCGGATCCTCCGGTAGCCTGACAACCGCACAAGCCACGCTGTGGGCCGATGCCAACGGCACCTGGCGGCCAGGCTTCAATTACGCAGCTGGCAAAAGTGGCGCGGGTCTCTCGAACTATCCGCCGGCAGCGAAATTTCAAATTACGCCGCACTACTTCAACAATTGCAACTACCTGGTGCCGCAAGGAAATCACCCGGGCGTAATGGTTGCTGCGATCGGCGATGGAAGTGTGCGGAACTTATCGGGAACCATGTCCGATTTGACGTGGCAACGCATCTGCGACCCGCGCGAAGGCGAGGTTCTCGACAGCGATTGGTAA